The Microbacterium natoriense genomic interval GTGCTGGTCGAGGAGGAGAGCTCCTTCTTCGCCTGCTCGGCGGCCTCCTTGAGACGCTGCAGGGCGATCTTGTCGCCCGAGACGTCGACGCCCGTGGTCTCCTTGAACTGCTTGATCAGGTAGTCGACCAGACGCTGGTCCCAGTCGTCGCCGCCGAGGCGGTTGTCACCGGCGGTCGAGCGCACCTGGATGGTGGAGAAGTCGTCGTCCTTGCCCACCTCGAGGAGGGAGACGTCGAAGGTTCCGCCACCGAGGTCGAAGACGAGGATGAGCTCGTCTTCCTTGCCCTTGTCGAGGCCGTACGCGAGAGCGGCGGCGGTGGGCTCGTTGATGATGCGGAGCACGTTGAGGCCCGAGATCTCGCCGGCCTCCTTGGTGGCCTGACGCTCGGCGTCGTTGAAGTATGCGGGAACGGTGATGACGGCATCCGTCACCGTGTCGCCCAGGTACGACTCGGCGTCGCGCTTGAGCTTCATGAGGATGCGCGAGGAGATCTCCTGCGGCGTCCACTTCTTGCCGTCGACGTCGAAGCTCCAGTCGGTGCCCATGTGGCGCTTGACCGACGAGATGGTGCGGTCGACGTTGGTGACGGCCTGGCGCTTGGCCGTCTCGCCGACGAGCACCTCGCCGTCCTTCGTGAAGGCGACGACCGACGGGGTCGTGCGGAAGCCCTCGGCGTTGGCGATGACCTTCGGCTCGCCACCCTCGAGGACGCTGACGACGGAGTTCGTGGTTCCGAGGTCGATTCCAACAGCACGTGCCATGTGTTCTCTCCTTGTATGTGTGGAACGGGAAGTCTGCGGCGATCAGGGAAACCTGAGTCGCGATGACTCAACTGTACTCCGAGGGTCGGATGCTGTCAAAAGAAGTTGATATGAATTGGCTCAACTTTGCTTGTCTCGCTGTGCTCGCTCGACGGCCGGTGGGGTCGTCGCTCCGTCTCGCTCTTGGTTATCGTGGTGCGATGAGCGATGCCGTTGCCTTGCACGTCGATGAGGACGGATTCTTCTGCCTCGTCGCGCCCGATACGTATCGTGGCTTCGTCGATGAGGATTGGGAGCTCGAGCAGCTCCTCACCCACTTCGCAGGGCAGATGAACGCGGAATCCCTGTTCATCGCCTATCCCGGCCCGTATGACACCAACGAGACCGTCGTAGTCGCAGATGGCCATGGTGATGCTCCGGTGCTGCGTCAAGCGGTGGGCGCTGTGAACGTCGGCCCCGGAGGGCTGTGGCTCACCGACTACACGCAGCTGACGATGGCCGCGCAGTTCGACGATGAAGCCCCGACCGCGTCTTACGCGATTCGGCTTCCGATCGCAGAGGGTCGGCACCGGGTCGATCTCCGACAGCTCGACGGCGTCCCACGCTACGTGCTCACCATCACGCCGCTTGCGGATGATGGCCGCGAACCGGTCAGCGCGGTTCCCTGGTTCTCTTAGCCCGCGCCAGCCGAGCGTCACATCCGGTCCCTCGTCTTCCCGACGCGCAGCCGCGCCGCCGCGCCGCCGGGGAATGGCGCACGCCCCGACCGTGTTTCGCTGAATAACGTTCACATTCCGCGACGCCCATTCCCTTCTTACGATGGATCCGCCATGCCTGCACCCGAAGATCACGCCGCCTGGCGCGCACAGCGCCGCGCCGCCGTCACCGCGCCCACGGGCAACCTCGCCCTCGTCGAGACCCGTTGGACAGGGGCGGAGCGACCCGACATCGACGCAGAGCAGGCGGATGCCGCGGCATCCGTCACTGTGACGCCCATCGAGCGCACCGACATCTCGACCGGAGCCGCCGAGTACGGGTTGCGCGTGTGGGACGCGGACGCTCCCGCGATCCGTGCGTTCGAGAGTATCGACACCTACGACTACGACCCCGCATGGGTGATCGAGGCGCAGTTCTCGCCGGTCGAGGCCTCTCGCACCGTGCCTTTCGAGCACATCCGCGACAACGGAGGCACTCGCGAACTCGTCGTGCCCGGCGACATCACCTTCACGCTGAACGGCGCCGAGCACCGCCTTGCCGCCTTCGATGACGGCGGCCAGCTGCTGCTCGTGTTCGGCGACGCCACCAACGGCGCCGAGACGTACGGATCCGGCCGCTTCCTGTTCGTGCGCCGCGACGACGACAGCGCCTTCGGCGCCGCGGGCACGGTCGTGCTCGACTTCAACCGCGCCTTCGTGCCGCCGTGCGGTTTCTCCGCACAGTACAACTGCCCGCTGCCCCCGGCGCAGAACCGGTTCAGCGAAGCCATCCGCGCCGGCGAGAAGAGCGTCGTGTTCTCAGGCGGATTCGACATCTACTCCGCCTGAACTCCACTCAGCATCCGTCACCCGAACCCGCAGCATCCCTCACCCACCCACCAGGAGACCCCTGTGAAGAAGTCCCTCGCGCTCGGCGCGACCATTCTCGTCTCGGCCCTCGCGCTCGCCGGCTGCTCGGCCGGCGGCGGCGCGTCCGCCGACGGTCCGGATGCCACCATCCACATCGGATCGATCTACGAGCCCGTCAACCTCTCCAATGTCGCGGGCGGTGGCCAGGGCGTCACCGAGGCCCTGACAGGCAACGTCTACGAGGGCCTGTACAAGCTCACCGATGACGGAGAGGTCGAGCCGCTGCTCGCCGAGAGCGCCGACGTCAGCGACGACGGCCTGACGTACACGATCACGCTGAAGGACGGCGTCGCCTTCCACTCCGGGAAGAAGCTGACCTCGGCCGACGTGAAGGCGAGCATCGAGGCCGTCACCGCCGAGGAGTCGCAGTCGGCGCGCAAATCGGCCTTCGAGGTGATCACGAGCATCGAGACCCCCGACGACGCGACCGTGGTCTTCACGCTCTCGCAGCGCTCGATCTCGTTCCTCTACAACCTCAGCTACGTGTGGATCGTGAACGCCGACGCGACAGACCTGGAGACCAAGGAGGACGGCACCGGCCCCTACACGCTGGACGAGTGGAAGAAGGGCAGCACCCTGACCCTCGACCGCTGGGACGACTACTGGGGCGAGGCGGCCAAGAACGCCGAGGTCGTCTACACGTACTTCACCGATGCGACAGCCGAGAACAACGCCCTGCTCACCGGTGAGATCGACCTCATCACGAGCGTGCAGAGTCCGGATGCCCTCGCGCAGTTCTCGGGCGACGACTACGTGATCTCGGAAGGCACCTCCACCACCAAGGAGCTGCTGGCGTTCAACGACCGCGTCGCACCGTTCGACAACGCCCTCGTGCGCAAGGCGATCTACTCCGCGATCGACACGAAGAAGCTGCTGAACTCCATCTGGGGCGACTACGGCACACTGATCGGCTCGATGGTCCCGCCGACCGACCCCTGGTACGAAGACCTCACCGCTGTGAACCCGTATGACGTCGACCTCGCCACGCAGCAGCTGGCCGAGGCCGGGTACCCGGACGGCTTCGAGTTCACGCTCGACACCCCCAGCTACGACCCGCACCCGGCCGTGGCCGAGTTCCTGCAGTCGCAGCTGGCCGAGGTCGGCATCACCGTGAACATCAACACGATCAGCGCCGACGAGTGGTACACCAAGGTGTTCAAGGAGCAGGACTTCGAGGCGACGCTGCAGGAGCACGTCAACGACCGAGACGTGGTCTGGTACGGCAACCCCGACTTCTACTGGGGCTACGACAACGCCGATGTGCAGCAGTGGGTGGCCGAGGCGGAACAGGCCACGACCACCGACGAGCAGACCGAGCTGCTGAAGAAGGTCAACGAGCAGATCGCTGCGGACGCCGCAAGCGTCTGGCTGTACCTGTATCCGCAGATCGTCATCGCATCCAGCGACGTCACCGGATACCCTGTCAACGGCCTGAACTCGCAGTTCTTCGCCTACGACATCGTCAAGTCCTGACCTTCTCGACGCCTCGTGGATGTCGTGCCCTCCGGGGCGCCGTCCACGAGGCGTCGCCCGTTTCGTCCCAGAGAACCCATGCTCGCCTATCTCGCCCGTCGTTTCGCGTTCCTCGTGGTGTCGCTCGTCGTCGCCATGATCGTGATCTTCGTGCTGCTGCGGCTCCTCCCCGGCGACCCGGCGAACGCCCTGCTCTCCGTGAACGCGACCGATGAGCAGATCGCCGCGGCGCGGGCCCAGGTGGGATCGGATCAGCCGCTGCTGCAGCAGTTCCTCACCTGGGCGGGGCAGATGCTGCGGTTCGACCTCGGCAGCAGCTACATCTCGACTCTGCCCGTCGGGCCCGAGATCTCCGCACGGCTGGTCGTGACCCTGCCGCTCACGTTGCTCGCCTTCGCACTCGCGTTGGTGCTCTCGCTCGTTCTCGGCATCACGGCCGCGGTGAAGGCCCACCGCTGGTACGGCGCGCTGCTGAGCGGCTTCGCGCAGCTCGGCATCGCCGTCCCGGTGTTCTGGGTGGGCATGATCCTGGTCTGGATCTTCGCACTCGGACTGGGCGTCCTGCCCTCGGGCGGATTCCCGCGCGACGACTGGGAGGATCCCGCCGACGCTCTGCGTTCGCTGACCCTTCCCGTGATCACGATCGCGCTCGTGATGAGCGCTTCGCTGAGCAGATACGTGCGCTCCGCCACCCTCGATGTGCTGGGCAGCGACTATCTGCGCACCGCGCGCGCCGGCGGATCAGGGGTCGGCGAGGCGCTGCTGCGTCACGGCCTGCGCAACGGCGCGGTCCCCGTGATCGCCGTGCTCGGCATCGAGCTCTCGACCACCCTGCTCGGCGCCGTCGTCGTCGAGAGCGTGTTCACGCTGCCGGGCCTGGGCAGCATGCTGCTGAACGGCATCGCGCAGCACGACTTCGCGAACATCCAGGGCGTGCTCGTGGTGAGCACCCTGTTCGTGCTCCTGGTCGGCTTCCTCGCCGACATCGTCCAACGACTCGTCGACCCGCGACTGCGTGCCAGGGTGGCCGTCCGATGACCGCGGTGGTCGAGCAGGTGACGGACGCCGCACCCCGACGTCGCCGTCACACGACCCTGGGCCTCGGTCTGGGCTTCACCGGCGTCATCGTCCTCCTCGCTCTCGTCTCGCTGTTCTGGCTGCCCTTCGACCCCTCCGACATCAGCGGCGGACGCCTCGAAGGTCCGAGCCTCGAGCATCTGCTGGGCACGGACAAGCTCGGGCGCGACCTGTTCACTCAGCTCATGATCGGGGCCCGTATCGCGCTCATCGTCGGCACCGCATCCGTCGCCCTCGCCGCCGTGCTGGGTGTCGCGATCGGCCTGACCGCCGCCTTCGCCCGCCCCTGGCTCGACGACTCGCTCTCGGCCACGCTCGACGTGATCATCGCGTTCCCGGTGCTGCTCCTGGCGATGCTCGTGGTCGCCGTGCAGGGAGCCTCGCTGTGGTCGGCGATCCTCGCGATCGGACTCGCCATGTCGGCCGTCGTCGCCCGACTCACCCGCATCCTCGCCCGCCGCGTGCTGCACGAGCAGTTCATCACCGCAGCGCGCACCAGCGGCACCCGTCTTCCGGGGATCGTCTTCTTCCATGTCCTGCCGAACATCGCGCCGGCCCTCGGCGTGAACCTCGCCCTGCAGTTCGGCGCCGCCGTGCTGGCCGAGGCGAGCCTGTCGTATCTGGGGCTGGGCGCACCGCCGCCCAACGCATCCTGGGGGCGACTGCTGCAAGAAGCGCAGGGCACTGTGCTCACCGCACCGGTCGGGGCCATCGCGCCCGGAGTCGCGCTCGTCGTGCTCGTGCTCGGTGTGAACTTCATCGCCGACGGCCTGCGCGATTTCGCAGACCCGACTCGCAGGAGGAACCGATGAGCCTTCTCGAAGTCGCCGGCCTCACTGTCACCGCGGGCGGTCGACGTCTCGTCGACGACGTGTCGTTCACCGTCGCGGCGGGTGAGCGCGTCGGTGTGATCGGCGAGTCCGGGTCGGGCAAGTCGGTCACCTCGCTCGCGATCACCGGGCTCCTCGGCGGAGGGCTCGAGACATCCGGATCGGTCCTGCTGGACGGCACGCAGGTGATCGGAGCCCCGGATCGGATGCTGCGGCCGCTGCGCGGCCCGGTCGCCTCGTTGCTGTTCCAGGAGCCGCTGACCGCCCTCGACCCGCTCATGCGGGTGGAGCGCCAGATCGCGGAGCCGATCCGGCGCCACCTCGGTCTTCGAGGCGCCGCACTGCAGCAGGCCGTGCTCGGCGCCCTGAACGATGTGTCCCTGCCCGACCCTCGCATCGCCCGCGCATTCCCGCATGAGCTGTCGGGCGGCCAGCGGCAGCGCGTGGCGACCGCGATCGCCCTCGCGGCGAGCCCGAAGCTGCTGATCGCGGACGAGCCGACGACGGCGCTCGACGTGACGGTTCAGGACGAGATCCTGACGCTGCTCGAGCGCCTGGTGGCCGAGCGTGACATGGCGCTGCTGTTCATCAGCCACGACCTCGCGGTGGTCGCGCGGATGACGCAGCGCGTGGTCGTGATGCGACGGGGCGAGGCCGTGGAGCAGGGACCGATCACCGAGATCCTCGGCGACCCACAGCATCCGTACGCCCAAGGCCTCGTGGCGAGCGCCCGGGCGCTGGACTCGGCGCTCGACGCCCCCGCCACCCCGGGAGTGGTGCGATGACCGCCCTGCTCGAGCTTCACGACGCCCGGTTCGCCTACGGCCGGCGCACTGTCATCGACGACGTCACACTCGGTGTCTCTGCCGGTCAGGCACTGGGCCTGGTCGGCGAGTCCGGAGCGGGCAAATCGACGATCTTCTCCCTGCTCCTCGGACTCGCCGCGCCGCACGCCGGCGCAGTGCTGTTCGACGGCGCCCCGTTGGACCGGCGCGACCGACGCATGATGCGCCGGTTCCGCACCGAGGTGCAGACGGTGTTCCAGGACCCGTACTCCTCGCTCGACCCGCGTCAGCGCATCGACCGCATCGTGGGCGAACCGCTGCGGTCCCTGGGGATCGCCCGCGGCGCCGAGGCGCAGCAGTCGGTGGCGGAGGCCGTGCGCTCGGTCGGCCTCGACGCCGACGCCCTGCACCGGTACCCGCACGAGTTCTCGGGCGGCCAGCGCCAGCGCATCGCGATCGCCAGGGCCATCGTGTCG includes:
- a CDS encoding DUF1684 domain-containing protein: MPAPEDHAAWRAQRRAAVTAPTGNLALVETRWTGAERPDIDAEQADAAASVTVTPIERTDISTGAAEYGLRVWDADAPAIRAFESIDTYDYDPAWVIEAQFSPVEASRTVPFEHIRDNGGTRELVVPGDITFTLNGAEHRLAAFDDGGQLLLVFGDATNGAETYGSGRFLFVRRDDDSAFGAAGTVVLDFNRAFVPPCGFSAQYNCPLPPAQNRFSEAIRAGEKSVVFSGGFDIYSA
- a CDS encoding ABC transporter substrate-binding protein — encoded protein: MKKSLALGATILVSALALAGCSAGGGASADGPDATIHIGSIYEPVNLSNVAGGGQGVTEALTGNVYEGLYKLTDDGEVEPLLAESADVSDDGLTYTITLKDGVAFHSGKKLTSADVKASIEAVTAEESQSARKSAFEVITSIETPDDATVVFTLSQRSISFLYNLSYVWIVNADATDLETKEDGTGPYTLDEWKKGSTLTLDRWDDYWGEAAKNAEVVYTYFTDATAENNALLTGEIDLITSVQSPDALAQFSGDDYVISEGTSTTKELLAFNDRVAPFDNALVRKAIYSAIDTKKLLNSIWGDYGTLIGSMVPPTDPWYEDLTAVNPYDVDLATQQLAEAGYPDGFEFTLDTPSYDPHPAVAEFLQSQLAEVGITVNINTISADEWYTKVFKEQDFEATLQEHVNDRDVVWYGNPDFYWGYDNADVQQWVAEAEQATTTDEQTELLKKVNEQIAADAASVWLYLYPQIVIASSDVTGYPVNGLNSQFFAYDIVKS
- a CDS encoding ABC transporter permease: MLAYLARRFAFLVVSLVVAMIVIFVLLRLLPGDPANALLSVNATDEQIAAARAQVGSDQPLLQQFLTWAGQMLRFDLGSSYISTLPVGPEISARLVVTLPLTLLAFALALVLSLVLGITAAVKAHRWYGALLSGFAQLGIAVPVFWVGMILVWIFALGLGVLPSGGFPRDDWEDPADALRSLTLPVITIALVMSASLSRYVRSATLDVLGSDYLRTARAGGSGVGEALLRHGLRNGAVPVIAVLGIELSTTLLGAVVVESVFTLPGLGSMLLNGIAQHDFANIQGVLVVSTLFVLLVGFLADIVQRLVDPRLRARVAVR
- a CDS encoding ABC transporter permease, which encodes MTAVVEQVTDAAPRRRRHTTLGLGLGFTGVIVLLALVSLFWLPFDPSDISGGRLEGPSLEHLLGTDKLGRDLFTQLMIGARIALIVGTASVALAAVLGVAIGLTAAFARPWLDDSLSATLDVIIAFPVLLLAMLVVAVQGASLWSAILAIGLAMSAVVARLTRILARRVLHEQFITAARTSGTRLPGIVFFHVLPNIAPALGVNLALQFGAAVLAEASLSYLGLGAPPPNASWGRLLQEAQGTVLTAPVGAIAPGVALVVLVLGVNFIADGLRDFADPTRRRNR
- a CDS encoding ABC transporter ATP-binding protein is translated as MSLLEVAGLTVTAGGRRLVDDVSFTVAAGERVGVIGESGSGKSVTSLAITGLLGGGLETSGSVLLDGTQVIGAPDRMLRPLRGPVASLLFQEPLTALDPLMRVERQIAEPIRRHLGLRGAALQQAVLGALNDVSLPDPRIARAFPHELSGGQRQRVATAIALAASPKLLIADEPTTALDVTVQDEILTLLERLVAERDMALLFISHDLAVVARMTQRVVVMRRGEAVEQGPITEILGDPQHPYAQGLVASARALDSALDAPATPGVVR
- a CDS encoding ABC transporter ATP-binding protein: MTALLELHDARFAYGRRTVIDDVTLGVSAGQALGLVGESGAGKSTIFSLLLGLAAPHAGAVLFDGAPLDRRDRRMMRRFRTEVQTVFQDPYSSLDPRQRIDRIVGEPLRSLGIARGAEAQQSVAEAVRSVGLDADALHRYPHEFSGGQRQRIAIARAIVSKPRVLLADEPVSALDVTTRIQVIELLAHLRAETGMALVMVSHDLSAVAALCERTVVLQGGRVVEEGATRDILDAPTTAYTRTLVSAIPRLPRLPREA